The following proteins are co-located in the Diaphorobacter sp. HDW4B genome:
- a CDS encoding phosphatidate cytidylyltransferase: MLKQRVITALVLLAILLPALFASNTLPFTAILLIFMSAGAWEWGRLNGLKGAAAVAVSAVCLILCAVSWQLGWTTTPLPWLWTVAGACWVLGGAYLLRAGVAGWPNIPKAIRLIGGVLALWTAWLAVVQARHIGINFLLSILVLVWAADIFAYFAGRTFGLKFTKNKLAPAISPGKSWEGVWGGMIGVIVLAVVWVALDASNQVSVSSFYSRLAAKGYWFLLLGAVFMAAMSVVGDLVESLVKRSAGMKDSSNLLPGHGGVLDRIDAILPAVPLAMMLTYFAAA; the protein is encoded by the coding sequence ATGCTCAAACAACGTGTCATAACGGCCCTGGTGCTGCTGGCCATTCTGCTGCCGGCGCTGTTCGCATCGAACACCCTGCCATTCACCGCCATCCTGCTGATCTTCATGTCGGCAGGTGCATGGGAGTGGGGTCGTCTGAACGGACTCAAGGGCGCTGCTGCCGTTGCGGTGAGCGCCGTCTGCCTGATTCTTTGCGCCGTGAGCTGGCAACTGGGCTGGACCACGACGCCCCTGCCGTGGCTCTGGACGGTCGCCGGTGCCTGCTGGGTGCTGGGCGGTGCCTATCTGCTGCGCGCTGGCGTGGCGGGCTGGCCGAACATTCCGAAGGCAATTCGCCTGATCGGCGGCGTGCTGGCTCTGTGGACCGCATGGCTGGCGGTGGTGCAGGCGCGCCATATCGGCATCAACTTTCTGCTGTCGATTCTGGTTCTGGTCTGGGCGGCCGACATCTTCGCGTACTTCGCGGGCCGCACCTTCGGTCTCAAATTCACCAAGAACAAACTGGCGCCCGCCATCAGCCCTGGCAAGAGCTGGGAAGGCGTCTGGGGCGGCATGATCGGTGTGATCGTGCTGGCCGTTGTCTGGGTGGCGCTTGACGCTTCCAATCAAGTGTCGGTGTCCAGTTTTTATTCGCGTCTGGCGGCCAAGGGATACTGGTTCCTGCTGCTCGGCGCTGTCTTCATGGCCGCGATGAGCGTGGTGGGCGATCTGGTGGAATCACTGGTCAAGCGCAGCGCCGGAATGAAGGACAGCAGCAACCTGCTGCCCGGTCACGGCGGCGTGCTCGACCGCATCGATGCGATCCTGCCCGCCGTACCGCTGGCCATGATGCTTACTTACTTTGCAGCTGCATGA
- the uppS gene encoding polyprenyl diphosphate synthase — MPTSPSVVPHHIAVVMDGNGRWATRRLLPRLAGHKQGVDSLRRCARACVERGVGVLTVFAFSSENWNRPADEVSGLMDLLAKALSREVPQLHKDGVQLHFVGDKASLSEKVREGLQQAEAITAGNTRLILNVCFNYGGRWDIAQAAASLAARGEAITEASLDKAMALSFVADPDLLIRTGGEMRISNFLLWQCAYSELYFSDRLWPEFDEAALDEAIAAYAGRERRFGKTSAQVQKSSRSTGSRA; from the coding sequence ATGCCAACTTCTCCTAGCGTGGTCCCGCATCACATTGCCGTCGTCATGGATGGCAATGGCCGTTGGGCCACTCGCCGTCTGTTGCCGCGTCTGGCGGGGCACAAGCAGGGCGTCGATTCGCTTCGACGTTGCGCGCGTGCCTGTGTCGAGCGCGGCGTGGGCGTGCTCACCGTTTTTGCGTTCTCTTCGGAGAACTGGAATCGCCCGGCCGATGAGGTCTCCGGCTTGATGGATCTGCTGGCCAAGGCGCTTTCGCGCGAGGTGCCGCAGCTTCACAAGGATGGCGTGCAACTGCACTTCGTGGGTGACAAGGCGAGCCTGTCGGAGAAGGTGCGCGAAGGTCTGCAGCAGGCCGAAGCCATCACCGCAGGCAACACGCGCCTGATCCTCAATGTCTGCTTCAACTACGGCGGACGCTGGGACATCGCGCAGGCCGCAGCCTCGCTGGCTGCGCGCGGCGAAGCCATCACCGAAGCCAGTCTCGACAAGGCCATGGCGCTGTCGTTCGTGGCCGATCCCGATCTGCTGATCCGCACGGGCGGGGAGATGCGCATCAGCAACTTCCTGCTGTGGCAATGCGCGTACTCGGAGCTGTATTTCAGCGATCGTCTCTGGCCGGAGTTCGACGAGGCCGCGTTGGACGAAGCGATTGCCGCGTATGCTGGTCGCGAGCGCCGCTTTGGCAAGACTTCGGCGCAGGTTCAGAAATCATCCCGGTCCACTGGGTCGCGGGCCTGA
- the bamA gene encoding outer membrane protein assembly factor BamA, whose protein sequence is MKKQFNRLGMRTATAIAAMVFAAQAWALDPFSVQDIRVEGLQRVEAGTVFASLPLRVGDQYTDEKGAAAIRALFALGLFKDVRLEAAGNVLVVVVEERPTIADVEFAGTKEFDADTLKKAMRDVGLTEGRPFDKALADRAEQELKRQYINRSMYGVNVVTTVTPIERNRVNLTFSVVEGEPAKIKDIRIVGAKAFSEGTLKDQFDQDTGGWLSWYTKSNRYSRAKLNADLETLRSYYLSRGYLEFRIDSTQVAISPDKQDISITVNVTEGNAYVVSGVKLEGNYLDRDDEFKSMVTIRPGEPYNGDKVAETTKAFTDHFGNFGYAFAKVEAVPEIDKENDRVELVLRAEPSRRAYVRRINVSGNNRTRDAVIRREFRQFESSWYDADKIKLSRDRVDRLGFFTEVDVETQEVPNSPDQVDLVVNVKEKPTGSLTLGAGFSSAEKISLSFGIKQENVFGSGNYLGVDVNTSKYNRTIVFSTTDPYFTKDGISRTLDLYYRTAKPYADMGGDYQLITAGGSVRFGIPFSEIDTVFFGAGLENTRIKEGTNMPAAYLAYMRDYGSSSFAIPLTIGWGRDSRDSALAPNSGRYQRLNTELSLAGDARYVKGSYQYQQYVPLNKKFTLAFNGELGLGKGLNGQPFPVFKNYYSGGLGSVRGFEQGTLGPRDITGSVLGGPKKVTLNAELIAPFPGAGNDRTLRVFGFVDVGNVYGEKENWELSEMRVSTGLGLSWISPLGPLRLAFAQPVRKFAGDRIQKLQFQIGTSF, encoded by the coding sequence ATGAAAAAACAATTCAATCGCTTGGGCATGCGTACTGCAACAGCAATCGCTGCCATGGTCTTTGCAGCTCAAGCTTGGGCGTTGGATCCCTTCAGCGTTCAGGACATCCGTGTGGAAGGTCTGCAGCGCGTCGAGGCTGGTACCGTCTTCGCTTCGCTGCCACTGCGTGTGGGTGACCAATACACCGACGAAAAGGGCGCTGCCGCGATCCGCGCGCTGTTCGCTCTGGGGCTGTTCAAGGACGTGCGTCTTGAGGCTGCAGGCAACGTTCTTGTGGTGGTCGTCGAGGAACGTCCGACCATCGCCGATGTGGAATTCGCCGGCACCAAGGAATTCGACGCCGACACGCTCAAGAAGGCCATGCGCGATGTGGGTCTGACTGAAGGTCGTCCATTCGACAAGGCGCTGGCCGACCGCGCCGAGCAGGAACTCAAGCGCCAGTACATCAACCGCAGCATGTACGGCGTGAACGTGGTGACCACGGTGACGCCCATCGAGCGCAATCGTGTGAACCTGACCTTCTCCGTGGTGGAAGGCGAACCCGCCAAGATCAAGGACATCCGCATCGTGGGTGCCAAGGCGTTCAGCGAAGGCACGCTCAAGGACCAGTTCGATCAGGACACCGGTGGCTGGCTGAGCTGGTACACCAAGTCCAACCGCTACTCGCGCGCCAAGCTCAATGCCGATCTGGAAACCCTGCGCTCGTACTATCTGTCGCGCGGCTACCTGGAGTTCCGCATCGACTCCACGCAGGTGGCGATCTCGCCCGACAAGCAGGACATCTCGATCACCGTGAACGTCACCGAAGGCAACGCCTACGTGGTCTCCGGCGTCAAGCTCGAAGGCAACTACCTCGACCGTGACGACGAATTCAAGTCGATGGTCACGATTCGTCCGGGCGAGCCCTACAACGGCGACAAGGTGGCTGAAACCACCAAGGCCTTCACGGATCACTTCGGCAATTTCGGCTACGCCTTCGCCAAGGTCGAAGCCGTGCCTGAAATCGACAAGGAAAACGACCGCGTGGAACTCGTGCTGCGCGCTGAGCCATCACGCCGCGCCTATGTGCGCCGCATCAACGTGAGCGGCAACAACCGCACGCGTGACGCCGTCATCCGCCGTGAATTCCGCCAGTTCGAATCGTCCTGGTACGACGCCGACAAGATCAAGCTCTCGCGCGACCGTGTTGACCGTCTGGGCTTCTTCACTGAAGTCGATGTCGAGACGCAGGAAGTGCCGAACTCGCCCGATCAGGTCGATCTGGTCGTCAACGTGAAGGAAAAGCCCACCGGCTCGCTCACGCTGGGTGCCGGTTTCTCCAGCGCCGAGAAGATCTCGTTGTCCTTCGGCATCAAGCAGGAAAACGTGTTCGGTTCGGGCAACTATCTGGGCGTTGACGTCAACACCAGCAAGTACAACCGCACCATCGTCTTCAGCACCACCGATCCGTACTTCACCAAGGACGGCATCTCGCGCACGCTGGATCTGTACTACCGCACGGCCAAGCCCTATGCGGACATGGGCGGCGACTACCAGTTGATCACTGCAGGCGGCAGCGTGCGCTTCGGCATCCCGTTCAGTGAAATCGATACCGTGTTCTTCGGTGCGGGTCTGGAAAACACCCGCATCAAGGAAGGCACGAACATGCCTGCGGCCTACCTCGCCTACATGCGCGACTATGGCTCCAGCAGTTTCGCGATTCCGCTGACCATCGGCTGGGGCCGCGACAGCCGCGACAGCGCACTGGCACCCAATTCGGGTCGCTACCAGCGCCTGAATACCGAGCTGTCGCTGGCAGGCGATGCCCGCTACGTGAAGGGCAGTTACCAGTACCAACAGTACGTGCCGCTGAACAAGAAGTTCACGCTGGCATTCAACGGTGAACTGGGTCTGGGCAAGGGCCTGAACGGTCAGCCGTTCCCCGTGTTCAAGAATTACTACTCCGGTGGTCTGGGATCGGTGCGCGGCTTCGAGCAAGGTACGCTCGGCCCTCGCGACATCACCGGCTCCGTGCTGGGTGGCCCGAAGAAGGTCACTCTGAATGCTGAATTGATTGCGCCATTCCCGGGCGCAGGCAATGACCGTACGCTGCGCGTCTTCGGCTTCGTCGACGTCGGCAATGTGTACGGTGAAAAAGAAAATTGGGAGTTGAGTGAAATGCGCGTGTCGACAGGTTTGGGGTTGAGCTGGATTTCCCCTCTTGGTCCATTGCGTCTTGCTTTTGCGCAGCCCGTGCGAAAATTCGCCGGCGATAGAATCCAGAAATTGCAATTCCAGATCGGAACATCTTTCTAA
- the ispC gene encoding 1-deoxy-D-xylulose-5-phosphate reductoisomerase, whose amino-acid sequence MTTKQRLTVLGSTGSIGTNTLDVVARHPDKYEIFALSASTRVDLMLAQCAQFKPRYAVMASASHAKELAEKLKANGLATEVLQTPDALNTIAAHEDVDAVMAAIVGAAGLAPCIAAAHAGKRLLLANKEAIVVGGEVFMNAVKQGGATLLPIDSEHSAIFQSLPEDSSTWARRVDHILLTASGGPFRTRDPKTLRDVTPDQACAHPNFAMGRKISIDSATMMNKALEVIEARWLFDLTPEQIKVVIHPQQIIHSMVQFVDASIIAQLGTPDMRVPIAVGLAWPERIVSGTPVLDFAKLAALTFEEADAARFPGLHLSWQALRAPQGTTAVLNAANEVSVASFLNGKIRFDQIHAINLETLERVVPSNPDSLDALLALDAQTRAAAQDAVARIGTTV is encoded by the coding sequence ATGACGACGAAACAACGTCTGACCGTTCTGGGCTCCACGGGCTCCATCGGTACCAATACGCTTGATGTGGTGGCTCGCCACCCCGACAAGTACGAGATCTTTGCGCTTTCTGCTTCCACGCGCGTCGACCTGATGCTCGCGCAGTGCGCGCAGTTCAAGCCGCGCTACGCGGTGATGGCGAGCGCGTCGCACGCCAAGGAACTGGCTGAAAAGCTCAAGGCCAACGGTCTAGCCACCGAAGTGCTGCAGACGCCCGATGCGCTCAACACCATCGCTGCACACGAAGACGTGGATGCGGTGATGGCTGCCATCGTCGGCGCTGCCGGTCTCGCGCCGTGCATTGCTGCTGCGCATGCAGGCAAGCGCTTGCTGCTCGCCAACAAGGAAGCCATCGTCGTGGGTGGCGAAGTCTTCATGAACGCGGTGAAGCAGGGCGGTGCAACGCTGCTGCCCATCGACAGCGAACATTCGGCGATTTTCCAGAGCCTGCCCGAAGACTCTTCGACATGGGCGCGACGTGTCGATCACATTCTGCTGACTGCTTCGGGTGGCCCGTTCCGCACGCGCGACCCGAAGACGCTGCGCGACGTCACGCCCGATCAGGCCTGCGCGCACCCGAATTTCGCGATGGGCCGCAAGATCTCCATCGACTCCGCGACGATGATGAACAAGGCGCTCGAAGTGATCGAGGCCCGCTGGCTGTTCGATCTCACGCCTGAGCAGATCAAGGTCGTGATCCATCCGCAGCAGATCATCCATTCGATGGTGCAGTTCGTGGATGCTTCCATCATCGCGCAGCTTGGCACGCCCGACATGCGTGTGCCGATTGCCGTTGGCCTCGCCTGGCCCGAGCGCATCGTCAGCGGCACGCCCGTGCTCGATTTCGCCAAGCTGGCAGCGCTCACTTTCGAGGAGGCCGATGCTGCGCGCTTTCCCGGTCTGCATCTGTCGTGGCAGGCGCTGCGCGCGCCGCAGGGCACGACCGCCGTGCTGAACGCGGCCAACGAGGTGTCGGTGGCATCCTTTTTGAACGGGAAAATCCGTTTCGACCAAATTCATGCCATCAACCTTGAAACTTTGGAGCGTGTAGTGCCGTCCAACCCGGATTCGCTCGACGCGCTGCTGGCGCTGGACGCACAAACCCGAGCCGCCGCGCAGGATGCGGTGGCCCGAATCGGAACCACGGTCTGA
- the rseP gene encoding RIP metalloprotease RseP, whose product MLLTIVAFVVALGVLIAVHEYGHYRVAVACGVKVLRFSVGFGKPLLRWQKKGSPTEFVLAAFPLGGYVRMLDEREAPVAAEERHLAFNTQPLKSRAAIVAAGPLANLLLAVVLYSVVNWTGVDEAKPLLANPVVGSVAEKAGLQGGELVVGAALGDDEIEPVQSYEDVRWLLTRGALDGQNARLSVQNPGSLGAREITLNLASLNATDADLELFRKIGIMSPWTKPVIGEVMPEGAAARSGLKENDLVLRVGSKDIVDGLQLRELIRNSVIDGKATTQTWHVEREGRQMDVAVTPEVLQDANGSYGRIGAFVGKPPELVTVHYGFAEGIWKGVQRTWEVSVLTLKMMGRMVIGQASLKNLSGPLTIADYAGKSASMGLTQYLIFMALISVSLGVLNLLPLPVLDGGHLMYYLWEGLTGRGVSEAWMERLQRGGVAVLLVMMSIAMFNDVTRYVTRLFG is encoded by the coding sequence ATGCTGCTGACCATTGTTGCGTTCGTCGTGGCACTTGGCGTGCTGATTGCCGTGCACGAGTACGGCCATTACCGCGTGGCTGTGGCTTGCGGCGTGAAGGTGCTGCGTTTTTCTGTGGGCTTCGGCAAGCCGCTGCTGCGCTGGCAGAAGAAGGGCTCGCCGACCGAATTCGTGCTCGCGGCATTTCCGCTTGGTGGCTATGTGCGCATGCTCGACGAGCGCGAGGCACCGGTCGCGGCCGAAGAGCGCCATCTGGCATTCAACACCCAACCGCTCAAGTCGCGCGCGGCCATCGTTGCGGCCGGGCCGCTGGCCAATCTGCTGCTGGCTGTGGTGCTTTATTCGGTCGTCAACTGGACCGGCGTGGACGAGGCCAAGCCCTTGCTTGCCAATCCGGTGGTGGGTTCTGTGGCCGAGAAGGCCGGTCTGCAAGGCGGCGAACTGGTGGTTGGCGCGGCGCTTGGTGATGATGAAATCGAGCCGGTTCAATCGTATGAAGACGTCCGCTGGCTGCTGACGCGCGGCGCACTGGACGGCCAGAATGCGCGCCTTTCCGTGCAGAACCCCGGCAGCCTGGGCGCGCGCGAAATCACCCTGAATCTGGCGTCACTCAACGCCACGGACGCCGATCTGGAGCTGTTTCGCAAGATCGGCATCATGAGCCCCTGGACCAAACCGGTGATCGGCGAGGTGATGCCGGAGGGCGCTGCGGCGCGCTCGGGCCTCAAGGAAAACGATCTGGTGCTGCGCGTCGGCAGCAAGGACATTGTCGATGGCCTGCAGTTGCGCGAGCTGATCCGCAACTCGGTGATCGATGGCAAAGCCACGACGCAGACATGGCATGTCGAGCGCGAAGGCCGCCAGATGGACGTTGCAGTCACTCCTGAAGTGTTGCAGGATGCAAATGGTTCCTATGGTCGTATCGGGGCTTTTGTGGGCAAGCCGCCTGAATTGGTGACCGTCCACTATGGTTTTGCGGAAGGCATCTGGAAGGGCGTTCAGCGCACTTGGGAAGTCTCCGTGCTGACCCTGAAAATGATGGGCCGCATGGTGATCGGACAGGCGTCGCTCAAGAATCTCAGCGGTCCGCTGACGATTGCCGACTACGCCGGAAAATCCGCCAGCATGGGCCTCACGCAGTATCTGATCTTCATGGCATTGATCAGCGTTAGCCTCGGCGTGCTGAACCTGTTGCCTCTGCCCGTTCTGGATGGGGGGCACCTGATGTATTATCTTTGGGAAGGACTGACAGGTCGCGGCGTGTCCGAAGCCTGGATGGAAAGGCTTCAGCGGGGCGGCGTTGCCGTGTTGCTGGTGATGATGTCCATCGCCATGTTCAATGATGTCACCCGGTATGTAACCCGGCTTTTTGGCTAA